From one Thalassobaculum sp. OXR-137 genomic stretch:
- a CDS encoding DUF2000 family protein, which yields MHDTKISIAVREDLATWQKLNVVAFLASAIAARYPDAIGETYRDADGQTYLPILGQPVLILAGAADALAKAHRRGLERGLDLAVYSEGMFKTGNDTDNRAVVADLPTDGLALVGVATRGDRKDVDKAFKGLKLHE from the coding sequence ATGCACGACACCAAGATCTCCATCGCCGTCCGCGAGGACCTGGCCACCTGGCAGAAACTGAACGTTGTCGCCTTCCTGGCGAGCGCCATCGCCGCCCGCTACCCGGATGCCATCGGCGAGACCTATCGGGACGCCGACGGCCAGACCTACCTGCCGATCCTGGGGCAACCGGTTCTCATCCTGGCCGGTGCCGCCGATGCCCTCGCCAAGGCCCACCGCCGCGGCCTGGAGCGGGGTCTGGACCTCGCCGTGTATTCGGAAGGGATGTTCAAAACCGGCAACGATACCGACAACCGGGCCGTGGTCGCCGACCTGCCCACCGACGGCCTCGCCCTTGTCGGGGTGGCGACGCGCGGAGACCGCAAAGATGTCGATAAAGCCTTTAAGGGTCTGAAATTACACGAATAA
- a CDS encoding PRC-barrel domain-containing protein, with amino-acid sequence MKRNALTLSLIAGASLMALASSPAIAGSTSVETNANGTVKTDHIKADGQTGTEIKKDMNKAGEVVKDTATAVGTAATTAATATETKIRELFAGSKIDEIEGTAVRDANGESVGEIDEVVRGKTDGVLYFVTDVGGFLGLGEREVAIPASQFTRADDHLILNNATKAELESREQFSEDRYIEVEVNADGTIVAD; translated from the coding sequence ATGAAACGCAACGCCCTAACCCTGAGCCTGATCGCTGGCGCTTCCCTGATGGCGCTCGCCAGCAGCCCGGCGATCGCCGGGTCGACGTCTGTGGAAACCAATGCCAACGGTACCGTCAAGACCGACCACATCAAGGCGGACGGCCAGACCGGCACTGAGATCAAGAAGGACATGAACAAGGCCGGCGAGGTCGTCAAGGACACCGCCACTGCCGTGGGCACCGCCGCGACCACTGCCGCTACGGCCACCGAGACCAAGATCCGCGAGCTTTTCGCCGGCAGCAAGATCGACGAGATCGAAGGCACCGCGGTGCGTGATGCCAACGGCGAGTCCGTTGGTGAGATCGACGAGGTCGTCCGCGGCAAGACCGACGGCGTCCTGTACTTCGTGACCGATGTCGGCGGTTTCCTGGGTCTGGGCGAGCGTGAGGTTGCCATCCCGGCCAGCCAGTTCACCCGCGCCGACGACCACCTGATCCTGAACAACGCCACCAAGGCCGAGCTCGAGTCCCGTGAGCAGTTCAGCGAAGACCGCTACATCGAGGTCGAGGTCAACGCCGACGGCACGATCGTCGCCGACTAA
- a CDS encoding AraC family transcriptional regulator: MTLTKAPDFLAYDRDDVLGVDVLQAAFSGPAFERHAHGTYAIGLTMRGLQRFNHRGRRHTSTPGRIIAFNPGDPHDGEAADESGFAYWMLYPDAGVWERVLEDATGRADAPFFTDTLLNDPTIARIFAATMPALQARATGGGAGLRDSLSAQSRLEMLLLALAVRHGRARLPQHAHRDGDGTTVARIREILHAEFDRDIRLDDLARETGRSRFQVNRVFQAATGMPPHRYLTNIRLEQARSLLAAGESPAEVAVAVGFADQSHLSRRFKAAYGVTPGRFQAVYLP; this comes from the coding sequence ATGACCCTCACAAAGGCGCCGGACTTCCTGGCCTATGACCGCGACGACGTCCTCGGCGTCGACGTGTTGCAGGCCGCGTTCTCCGGTCCCGCCTTCGAGCGCCACGCCCATGGGACCTACGCCATCGGCCTGACCATGCGCGGGCTGCAGCGGTTCAATCACCGCGGCCGCCGCCATACCAGCACGCCGGGGCGGATCATCGCCTTCAACCCGGGCGACCCCCATGACGGCGAGGCGGCCGACGAGAGCGGCTTCGCCTACTGGATGCTGTACCCCGACGCCGGGGTCTGGGAACGCGTTCTGGAAGACGCCACCGGCCGGGCCGACGCGCCGTTCTTCACCGATACGCTGCTGAACGACCCCACCATCGCCCGGATCTTCGCCGCCACCATGCCGGCATTGCAGGCACGGGCCACCGGCGGCGGCGCGGGGCTGCGGGACAGCCTGTCGGCGCAGAGCCGGCTGGAGATGCTGCTGCTGGCCCTGGCGGTCCGCCATGGACGGGCCCGGCTGCCGCAGCACGCCCATCGCGACGGGGACGGCACGACGGTCGCGCGCATCCGGGAGATCCTGCACGCCGAATTCGACCGCGACATCCGCCTGGACGACCTCGCCCGCGAGACCGGACGCAGCCGCTTCCAGGTCAATCGGGTGTTCCAGGCGGCGACCGGCATGCCGCCGCACCGCTACCTCACCAACATCCGCCTGGAGCAGGCCCGTTCCCTGCTGGCAGCGGGGGAAAGCCCGGCCGAGGTGGCGGTCGCCGTGGGCTTCGCCGACCAGAGCCACCTGTCGCGCCGCTTCAAGGCCGCCTACGGGGTGACGCCCGGCCGGTTCCAGGCGGTCTACCTGCCCTGA